In the Breoghania sp. genome, CGGACACAAGGGGCCGTCGGCAAAGCGGCTTGCGAAACACATGATGACGAGGTCGAAAATCTGATGAGCGGCGTCAACGAAATCCGATCGACGTTCCTGGACTTCTTTCGCCGCAACGGTCACGAGATCGTTGCCTCCGGCCCGCTGGTGCCGCGAAACGATCCGACGCTGATGTTCGCCAATGCCGGCATGAACCAGTTCAAGAACGTGTTCACCGGCCTGGAAAAGCGCAACTACACCCGCGCGACAACGGCACAGAAATGCGTGCGCGCCGGCGGCAAGCACAACGACCTCGACAATGTGGGCTACACCGCGCGCCATCACACCTTCTTCGAGATGCTCGGCAACTTCTCGTTCGGCGATTACTTCAAGGATGTCGCCATCGAGCTTGCCTGGAAGCTGATCACCGAAGAATACGGCCTGCCGAAGGACAAACTGCTCGTCACCGTCTATTCGGAAGACGATCAGGCGTTTGATCTGTGGAAGAAAATTGCCGGTCTCTCGGAAGACAAGATCATTCGCATTCCGACCTCGGACAATTTCTGGACCATGGGCGATACCGGCCCGTGCGGTCCGTGCTCGGAGATCTTCTTTGATCACGGCGATCACATCTGGGGTGGCCCTCCGGGCTCGCCGGAAGAAGACGGCGATCGCTTCATCGAGATCTGGAACCTCGTCTTCATGCAATATGAGCAGAAGACGAAGGAAGAGCGTGTGGACCTGCCGCACCCCTCCATCGACACGGGCATGGGGTTGGAGCGCATCGCGGCCGTTCTTCAGGGCGTCCATGACAACTATGACATCGACCTCTTCAAGGCGCTGATTGCGGCGTCGGAAGCCGCCACGGGCACGCCTGCGGAAGGCGAGAAGCGCAATTCGCACCGGGTCATTGCCGATCATCTGCGCGCAACCTCCTTCCTGATCGCCGACGGTGTTCTGCCGTCCAACGAGGGCCGTGGTTATGTGCTGCGCCGCATCATGCGCCGCGCCATGCGCCATGCGCGCCTGCTTGGCACCGAACAGCCGGTGATCCACAAGCTGGTTCCGGCCCTGCTTGGCCAGATGGGCCGGGCATACCCGGAGCTTCAGCGTGCGGAAAGCCTCATCACCGAGACCATCGAGCTGGAAGAAAGGCGTTTCGGGCGCACGCTGACCCGCGGCCTGTCGCTGCTGGATGAGGCGTCCGAGGGCTTGGACAAGGGCGATATTCTTGACGGCGAGACGGCCTTCAAGCTTTACGACACCTATGGCTTCCCGCTGGACCTCACCCAGGACGCGCTGCGTCCGCGCGGTGTGGGCGTCGATCTTTCCGCCTTCAATGATGCGATGGAGCGGCAGAAGGCGGAAGCGCGCGCGGCGTGGGCGGGTTCTGGCGAAGCGGCAACCGAGAGCGTGTGGTTTGCGCTGAAGGAACGCGTGGGTGCGACCGAATTCCTGGGCTACGAGACGGAGCGCGCGGAAGGCGTCGTGACCGGGCTCGTGCGTGACGGCGAAGAGGTCAAGGAACTGAGCGCGGGCGAGACGGGCGCGCTGGTGGTCAACCAGACACCGTTCTACGGCGAATCCGGCGGTCAGGTCGGCGATACGGGTCTCGTCATCGCCTCTGGCGCCAATTCCGAGCTGAAAGCGGTCGTGAGCGATACGCAGAAGAAGGCCGACGGTGTCTTCGTGCATTTCGTGACCGTGGAGAAGGGCTCGCTGCGCCTCGACGATCCGATCGAGCTGCTGGTGGATACGGCGCGCCGCAGCGCGATCCGCGCCAATCACTCCGCTACGCACCTGCTGCACGAGGCGCTGCGCGAAGTGCTGGGCAGCCACGTGGCGCAGAAGGGCTCGATGGTTTCGCCCGACCGCCTGCGCTTCGACTTCTCCCACCCCAAGCCTCTCGATGCGGCGGAAGTGGCGCGGGTTGAAGATATCGCCAATGCGATCATCCTGCAGAATGCGCCAGTGGAAACGCGCCTGATGGCCGTCGATGACGCCATCGAGGCGGGCGCGATGGCGCTCTTCGGCGAGAAGTACGGCGACGAAGTTCGTGTCGTCTCCATGGGCACCGCGATCGACGGCGAGAAGGCGGGCAAGACCTATTCGCTGGAACTGTGCGGTGGCACCCATGTGCGGCGCACCGGCGATATCGGGCTGGTCAACCTCGTCCATGAAGGCGCTGTGGCTGCGGGCGTGCGGCGCATCGAGGCGTTCACGGGTGAGGCCGCGCGGCGTCACCTGGAAGAACAGGACCAGCGCCTTCGCGAGATCGCGGGGCTTCTCAAGGTCAGCCAGATCGAGGTTCCCGCCCGCGTTGCCAGCCTCATGGAAGAGCGCCGTAAGCTGGAAAAGGAACTGGCTGAGGCCCGCAAGAAGCTGGCGCTTGGCGGCGGCGGCGGTGTCGCGGCCGATGCGGGTATCCGCGAGATCGGGCCGATCAAGCTGATGGCGCGTACGGTTGAAGGCATTGCGCCGAAGGACCTGAAGGGCCTCGTCGATGAGGCCAAGACCTCGCTCGGCTCCGGGATCGTGGCGATTGTCGGTGTCAGCGAAGATGGCAAGGCCGGGCTCGTGGTTGGTGTAACCGCCGACATGACCGACCGTTTCAACGCGGTGGATCTGGTGCGTGCCGGGTCCGTGGCGCTGGGCGGAAAGGGCGGCGGTGGACGTCCGGACATGGCGCAGGCTGGTGGTCCGGATGGTGCGAAAGCCGACGCGGCGCTGGACGCCATCGAGAGCACGATCAAGGCCGCGCTCTAGGCGGCTTCTGCCCACAGGACGGGCTCACACGACCAGACCTTTTGGTAAACCCCCAGGCGCCGCACGCCTGGGGGTTTATTCTTGCCAGCAACATTCCCCAGCGTAAATATGCGCGCGCATTGAGGGTTGGCATGATCCGGCGCGCCGGAATCGGCTATCCTCAATGCGCCCGGCCACGTGTCGCATGCGCCTTGAACGCGCAATGCGCAGGTCTGACCGGAGCGGGAAACGGTCAAACCAAGGGCAGCGTCCATGCGGGTTCCATTGAAGCGCAGGGTTTATGAGCTTCTGGAGCAGGGGGCTGTCGGGAATTTCGCCTCGCTGCTCGTGGACCGGGTCTTGATCGCGCTCATTCTGGTCAATATCGCCTCTGTCATCCTGTCAACGGAGGCGAGCCTTTCTCGCTTGTGGGGCGGGTTGTTCGTGGGCGTGGAAATCGTCTCCGGACTGGTCTTCACGATTGAATATTTCTGCAGGCTATGGGTGGCCGATCTGCATCCGCCCTATCGCGGCATGGGGCCGCTCCGGGCGCGCCTTCTTTATGCCCGTCAGCCCTTTGCTGTCATCGATCTGGTCGCGGTTTTACCGTTCTGGCTGCCGCTTGTGGCGGGTGACCTGAGGGCGCTGGTGATCTTTCGCCTGCTGCGGTTCCTGAAACTCGCCCGCTACTCCCCGGCGTTGCGCTCGCTTGCCAGCGCGCTGGCCTCCGAGCGGCGGGCCTTGACGGCGAGTTTCGTGATCATTTTCGGGATCGTGCTGTCGGCGGCCACGGCGCTTCACGTGATCGAGGGGGCGGAGCAACCGGAAGCCTTCGGCTCCATTCCCGACAGCATCTGGTGGGCCATCGCGACGGTGACTACCGTGGGCTACGGCGACGTCGTGCCGATTACCGGCACCGGCAAGATCGTCGGCAGCGTCGTGATGCTGATGGGATACGGGCTGCTGGCGCTTCCCATCGGTATCGTGGCCAATGCCTTTGCGCGCGAAATCCACAGTCGGGAATTCGTGGTCACCTGGGGCATGGTCGCCCGCGTGCCACTGTTTGAGGATCTCAACGCCGCCGATATCGCGGAGGTGACCGGGCTTCTGCATTCGCATTCAGCAGATCGCGGCGAGATCATTTCCCGGCAGGGGGAGCCGGGCAACAGCATGTTCTTCATCGCCTCCGGTTCTGTCGAAATCCACCTCGACGATCGCGTAATCTCAATGCATGAGGGAAACTTCTTCGGTGAAATGGCGGTGTTGCACCGAACCTTGCGGTCTGCGACCGTGGTTGCCACGTCCCGTTGCCGTTTGCTGGTGCTGGACGGGGAGGACCTGCATCGCCTCATGCGGCGCAACCCGTCCATGGCAAGGCGGGTGCGGGAGGCGGCACGGGAACGCCGGGCGCAGACGGATGGCGGCGACATGGCGCCGGAGGAACTGATCGGTGGAGAGGTCCGGGAGGAGACCGGCAATAGCATGCCGGATACCCTGCAAAAGAGCACCCCGCAGCGCGATGGCGAGACCGAGTAGTGGCAAGGTCCATTTCGCGGAAGTCTCTGCATCGTTGAGCGTCTCTATCGCAGAGCGGCCATATTCCTGTGATTGCATACGTCATGGGACGAGGAGGTTGGATGGAACGATCCGGGCGGGATGGCGTTCATACCGGTAAGTTCACTAGCTCCTGCCATGTGCCGGCGGGACTGGTGCCGGGATGAAAAAGACGCAAGGCATGCGCCGACCTGACGGTGGTCGCATGCGAGTGGGCCGGTGGGAGGAACCGCTTCTCCGGTTTGCTGCGACACGGGGGCTGTAGCGTTGCTGCCTGTCGGATGGAACAGACATCTGGCCTGCGGCTGCAGACGGCCAAGACGACCTATCGACTTTGAGAGGACAGGGACATGTACAAGAAGGTTTTGATAGCTGGCGCCGCGGTCTTGATGCTTGCAGGTTGCCAGACGGACAGTCAGGGCGATCGTGCGCTTGGTGGCGCGGGCCTCGGTGCCGCGACCGGTGCGGTGATCGGCGGTGTTACCACGGGCACGGGCGGCGGTGCCGCTGTGGGCGCGGTGGCCGGTGGCGCCGCTGGCGCCATGATCGGTGCCGCCACGACGCCGAAAAACTGCTGGGCGCGCGATGCCTATGGCAACCCCTACCGGGTCGCCTGCCCGTAAGGGACATTCCAGTTCAGATGAAGAAGGCGGGCCCTGTGCCCGCCTTTTTTGTTTGCGCAATCGAATGCGGGATTGGCCTCAATCGTGTTCGGCCATGGCTTTTTGCAGGTTCTCGTCGATCTTGTCGAGGAAGCCGGTGGTCGACAGCCAGCTCTGATCAGGGCCGACGAGAAGCGCCAGATCCTTGGTCATGTATCCCGCTTCCACCGTCTCGATGCAGACGCGCTCCAGCGTGGAGGCGAACCGGGCGAGCTGGTCGTTGCCATCCAGCTTGGCGCGATGGGCGAGGCCTCGACTCCAGGCGAAAATGGAGGCGATGGAGTTGGTGGAGGTCGCCTGGCCCTGCTCGTGCTGGCGATAGTGGCGGGTGACGGTGCCGTGTGCGGCCTCGGCCTCTACCGTCTTGCCGTCCGGGCTCATCAGAACCGACGTCATGAGGCCCAGCGATCCGAAGCCCTGCGCCACGATGTCGGACTGGACGTCACCGTCATAGTTCTTGCAGGCCCAGACATAACCGCCCGACCACTTCAGCGCGGAGGCCACCATGTCGTCGATCAGGCGGTGCTCATACCAGATCCCGGCTTCGGCGAATTTCTGCTTGAACTCGGCCTCGTAGATCTCCTGGAACAGATCCTTGAAGCGCCCGTCATAGGCTTTCATGATCGTGTTCTTGGTAGACAGATAGCAAGGCACCCGGCGCTGCAGGGCGTAGTTGAAGGAGGCATGGGCGAAGTCGCGGATGGAATCGTCCAGATTGTACATTGCCACGGCGACGCCGGAAGACGGCGCGTCATAGACCTCGTGCTCGATGGTCTCCCCGTCATCGCCGACGAACTTGATGGTGAGCTTGCCCTTGCCGGGGAAGCGGAAGTCGGTGGCGCGATACTGATCCCCGAAGGCGTGACGGCCGACAATGATCGGCTGGGTCCAGCCCGGCACGAGGCGCGGCACGTTCTTGCAGATGATGGGCTCGCGGAAGATCACGCCACCGAGGATGTTGCGGATCGTGCCGTTGGGCGAGCGCCACATCTTCTTCAGCCCGAATTCCTCAACGCGCGCCTCGTCCGGCGTGATGGTGGCGCATTTCACACCGACCCCGTGCTTCTTGATGGCATTGGCGGCATCGACGGTGATCTGGTCGTCGCTCGCGTCTCGGCTTTCGATGGAGAGGTCGTAATACTCCAGGTCGATGTCGAGATAGGGGTGGATCAGCTTGTCCTTGATGAACTGCCAGATGATCCGGGTCATCTCGTCGCCGTCGAGTTCAACGACCGGGTTCGCAACCTTGATCTTCGCCATGGCCCTCATCTCCTCGCGTGTTGGGTCCGTTGCGCAGCCAGGGAGAGCCGCGCCGGTAAATCGTGTGCCGTTGTATACGATTTTTCATGCAATGCGAGCTTTTTCCAATGATGGCTATAGCAGAGCGGGCTGACGCAGGGATAGTCCGCAGCCCTGCGTGGAGCGCGTGAGGGCGGAAAGTGTCGCAAGGCGAAGGCGGGCGCGAATGAGGCCTCTGGTTGAGGGGCGGGCAGGGACGCAGGCAAGGCGCCGTTTCCAGCCATCGCAGTAATCGGCATATCCGCATATCCGCTCTAGCGCGCCGATTTATGAACAGCGGCAAGCCCGGAACCAGCCCCATTTGGCTGAAGTGGATTGATCCAGTTTAGAAAATTTGTATATTATCACATACGAATATACGGATATGAAGGGGAGAGGTCGTCATGGCCATCAGTCAACGTTCACTCGGGCGCTACCGCGAGGGGCCGCGGCCGTTCTGGCCGCCGCTCGTCGCCGGGTTCGCGCTCGGGTTCGCCCTGCTCGTGACTTTTCTTGTCTCCGGCCATGGGCTCGGCGCTTCGGGTTTCGTGACGCGTTTCGCGGTTCAGGTCAGCGACTGGGTCGCGCCGCAGGCTACAGCCGACAATTCCTATTTCGGCCCCTTCATGGCGGCGGGCGCTCCGCTTGTCTCATGGATCACGTGGGAATCGATCGGTGTGCTGATCGGCGCTTTCATCGGTGCGCGCACGGCGGGGCGCACCAGCATTCAGGTTGAGCGTGGCCCGCAGGCCTCGCGCATGCAGCGTTTCGTTCTGGCCTTTGT is a window encoding:
- a CDS encoding YeeE/YedE thiosulfate transporter family protein, encoding MAISQRSLGRYREGPRPFWPPLVAGFALGFALLVTFLVSGHGLGASGFVTRFAVQVSDWVAPQATADNSYFGPFMAAGAPLVSWITWESIGVLIGAFIGARTAGRTSIQVERGPQASRMQRFVLAFVGGALTGFGARLARGCTSGLGLSGGATLAVAGFVFLAGFFIAGFVVSMLARRVWQ
- a CDS encoding cyclic nucleotide-gated ion channel; this translates as MRVPLKRRVYELLEQGAVGNFASLLVDRVLIALILVNIASVILSTEASLSRLWGGLFVGVEIVSGLVFTIEYFCRLWVADLHPPYRGMGPLRARLLYARQPFAVIDLVAVLPFWLPLVAGDLRALVIFRLLRFLKLARYSPALRSLASALASERRALTASFVIIFGIVLSAATALHVIEGAEQPEAFGSIPDSIWWAIATVTTVGYGDVVPITGTGKIVGSVVMLMGYGLLALPIGIVANAFAREIHSREFVVTWGMVARVPLFEDLNAADIAEVTGLLHSHSADRGEIISRQGEPGNSMFFIASGSVEIHLDDRVISMHEGNFFGEMAVLHRTLRSATVVATSRCRLLVLDGEDLHRLMRRNPSMARRVREAARERRAQTDGGDMAPEELIGGEVREETGNSMPDTLQKSTPQRDGETE
- a CDS encoding NADP-dependent isocitrate dehydrogenase; this encodes MAKIKVANPVVELDGDEMTRIIWQFIKDKLIHPYLDIDLEYYDLSIESRDASDDQITVDAANAIKKHGVGVKCATITPDEARVEEFGLKKMWRSPNGTIRNILGGVIFREPIICKNVPRLVPGWTQPIIVGRHAFGDQYRATDFRFPGKGKLTIKFVGDDGETIEHEVYDAPSSGVAVAMYNLDDSIRDFAHASFNYALQRRVPCYLSTKNTIMKAYDGRFKDLFQEIYEAEFKQKFAEAGIWYEHRLIDDMVASALKWSGGYVWACKNYDGDVQSDIVAQGFGSLGLMTSVLMSPDGKTVEAEAAHGTVTRHYRQHEQGQATSTNSIASIFAWSRGLAHRAKLDGNDQLARFASTLERVCIETVEAGYMTKDLALLVGPDQSWLSTTGFLDKIDENLQKAMAEHD
- a CDS encoding glycine zipper domain-containing protein — protein: MYKKVLIAGAAVLMLAGCQTDSQGDRALGGAGLGAATGAVIGGVTTGTGGGAAVGAVAGGAAGAMIGAATTPKNCWARDAYGNPYRVACP
- the alaS gene encoding alanine--tRNA ligase; protein product: MSGVNEIRSTFLDFFRRNGHEIVASGPLVPRNDPTLMFANAGMNQFKNVFTGLEKRNYTRATTAQKCVRAGGKHNDLDNVGYTARHHTFFEMLGNFSFGDYFKDVAIELAWKLITEEYGLPKDKLLVTVYSEDDQAFDLWKKIAGLSEDKIIRIPTSDNFWTMGDTGPCGPCSEIFFDHGDHIWGGPPGSPEEDGDRFIEIWNLVFMQYEQKTKEERVDLPHPSIDTGMGLERIAAVLQGVHDNYDIDLFKALIAASEAATGTPAEGEKRNSHRVIADHLRATSFLIADGVLPSNEGRGYVLRRIMRRAMRHARLLGTEQPVIHKLVPALLGQMGRAYPELQRAESLITETIELEERRFGRTLTRGLSLLDEASEGLDKGDILDGETAFKLYDTYGFPLDLTQDALRPRGVGVDLSAFNDAMERQKAEARAAWAGSGEAATESVWFALKERVGATEFLGYETERAEGVVTGLVRDGEEVKELSAGETGALVVNQTPFYGESGGQVGDTGLVIASGANSELKAVVSDTQKKADGVFVHFVTVEKGSLRLDDPIELLVDTARRSAIRANHSATHLLHEALREVLGSHVAQKGSMVSPDRLRFDFSHPKPLDAAEVARVEDIANAIILQNAPVETRLMAVDDAIEAGAMALFGEKYGDEVRVVSMGTAIDGEKAGKTYSLELCGGTHVRRTGDIGLVNLVHEGAVAAGVRRIEAFTGEAARRHLEEQDQRLREIAGLLKVSQIEVPARVASLMEERRKLEKELAEARKKLALGGGGGVAADAGIREIGPIKLMARTVEGIAPKDLKGLVDEAKTSLGSGIVAIVGVSEDGKAGLVVGVTADMTDRFNAVDLVRAGSVALGGKGGGGRPDMAQAGGPDGAKADAALDAIESTIKAAL